A DNA window from Eremothecium cymbalariae DBVPG#7215 chromosome 3, complete sequence contains the following coding sequences:
- a CDS encoding OPA3 family protein (similar to Ashbya gossypii ACL018W), producing the protein MSGIAIKLGTLLIRQVTRPVANVLRLQAKQHAAFKNLCIKLAQKMHRMDVALRNRLTYNNSSKKIRPLNDERAVENGATLISELFVFGVTGSVVAWETLRQRNKELSRREQVEQDIEVLQSEIEELRKLLGGENKNVEVPGKQLVGKTAS; encoded by the coding sequence ATGAGTGGTATTGCCATTAAATTGGGTACTTTACTAATACGACAAGTCACAAGACCTGTCGCTAATGTACTGAGACTGCAAGCAAAGCAACATGCCGCATTTAAGAATTTGTGTATTAAACTTGCACAGAAAATGCATCGGATGGATGTGGCCCTTAGGAATCGGTTAACGTATAATAATTCCTCAAAGAAGATCCGGCCGTTGAACGACGAACGAGCTGTCGAGAATGGTGCCACGCTTATTAGCGAactctttgtttttggcGTTACAGGGAGCGTTGTTGCATGGGAAACGCTGCGGCAGCGCAACAAAGAGCTGTCTCGTCGGGAGCAGGTGGAACAAGATATAGAAGTGTTGCAAAGCGAGATCGAAGAACTTCGTAAACTTCTGGGTGGTGAGAACAAGAATGTTGAGGTTCCTGGGAAACAATTAGTTGGAAAGACTGCGTCGTGA
- the HRD1 gene encoding E3 ubiquitin-protein ligase HRD1 (similar to Ashbya gossypii ACL019C), with amino-acid sequence MPREVSWSIRLQFIAVTYALAAWSLYNCTSTSLSFLQAMYKATYGVHLIIWGNFLLVHYFIGGWLVVRMLFGRLTLLEYEHIFERLHLTVLSSLSVLITMDRKNSKIGVIAIPFHVLCQVLHWVVRDRMEFVFAPPIGTRMAMKDLLFSRFMLSIVVLGVVDFKLMMYFYRQHQAEQGYLYYLLFSDNGQNTSEDRLSLSLGVDFGLLFLDWLQVVLLNCLKFVELFKAGRRVQEHQLLDNNELENDIEDDGAFILEEKFIYEKIVETVLEILKILLNIFLITSGIHSFVVFYNIFIKSIETCERCVLLFNYWKNNRRLHEKLLDVTAGHLDGVDITCTICMDDMLPSKDVKVNNKKAKMLPCGHMLHFGCLKSWMQRAQTCPICRFPVFGSSNPRAGQNANSNGIVPTQSEQQQQLQQQQQQQQQQQQQQQQQQQQQRRSSWHSENEIPHDPAHPVRNSEQSGFSATNNNDGDDPNNQLRPVNNSNQQKNEPSWISFPTQYQANGKLYFKLQEFQSDKEWEAVFTSRPNPIINKQQVQMQSDAQPYLGLQDHRQRQQLQQQESQEHSAEQGKEEKHEKQQQVQQQQVQQQQVQQQQVQQQQVQQQQVQQQGLRFFNSFRNGLDTRHTIDSLPVIPTSRLEQTEELERLKRRISELENTVGDLLKRIKTD; translated from the coding sequence ATGCCGAGAGAGGTCAGTTGGTCTATACGGCTTCAGTTTATTGCAGTTACATATGCGCTTGCGGCATGGTCACTGTACAATTGTACAAGTACATCGTTATCGTTTCTTCAAGCGATGTATAAAGCTACTTATGGAGTGCATTTGATTATTTGGGGAAATTTTTTGCTGGTACACTACTTTATAGGGGGTTGGTTGGTAGTTCGGATGCTTTTTGGGCGATTAACGTTGTTGGAATATGAACATATATTTGAGAGGCTCCATCTTACAGTTCTGAGTTCGTTGTCTGTGTTGATTACTATGGATCGTAAAAATTCGAAGATTGGAGTTATTGCTATTCCATTTCATGTATTGTGCCAGGTTTTACATTGGGTTGTTAGGGATAGGATGGAATTTGTGTTCGCGCCACCTATTGGTACTCGTATGGCGATGAAGGATTTATTATTCTCTAGATTTATGTTGAGTATTGTTGTGCTTGGCGTTGTGGACTTTAAGTTAATGATGTATTTTTACAGGCAGCACCAGGCGGAGCAGGGCTATCTCTATTATCTACTATTCAGCGATAACGGGCAAAATACATCAGAAGATAGGTTGTCCCTGTCACTTGGTGTTGATTTTGGACTCTTATTTTTGGACTGGTTGCAGGTCGTGCTCTTAAACTGCTTGAAGTTTGTTGAGTTATTCAAAGCGGGCAGACGTGTACAGGAGCATCAACTattagataataatgaGCTAGagaatgatattgaagatgatggagCGtttattttggaagaaaagTTCATTTATGAAAAGATTGTAGAAACAGTTCTAGAAATTCtcaagatattattaaacatATTCCTAATAACATCGGGTATACACTCGTTTGTTGTGttctataatatttttatcaagaGTATTGAAACATGCGAACGTTGTGTACTATTATTCAACTATTGGAAGAATAATAGGAGGCtacatgaaaaattattggATGTTACCGCGGGACATTTGGATGGCGTTGATATAACATGCACTATATGCATGGATGATATGTTACCATCGAAGGATGTTAAGGTTAATAACAAGAAAGCCAAGATGTTACCATGTGGACACATGCTGCATTTTGGTTGTCTAAAGAGTTGGATGCAAAGGGCACAAACATGTCCAATATGTAGGTTTCCTGTGTTTGGTTCTTCTAATCCCAGAGCTGGTCAAAATGCCAATTCGAACGGTATCGTACCTACACAGAGcgaacaacaacaacaactacaacaacaacaacaacaacaacaacaacaacaacaacaacaacaacaacaacaacaacaacaacggcGTTCTTCTTGGCATTCTGAAAATGAAATCCCACATGATCCAGCACATCCGGTTAGAAATTCTGAGCAAAGTGGTTTCTCTGCTACTAACAATAACGACGGTGATGATCCAAACAACCAATTAAGACCAGTAAATAACtcaaaccaacaaaagAATGAACCCTCCTGGATTTCCTTCCCTACTCAATACCAGGCAAACGGCAAGTTGTATTTCAAATTACAGGAATTTCAAAGTGACAAGGAATGGGAAGCTGTATTTACGTCACGTCCGAACCCTATCATAAATAAACAGCAGGTACAAATGCAGAGCGATGCTCAGCCGTACTTGGGGCTGCAAGACCACCGCCAGCGGCAGCAgctacaacaacaagaatCACAGGAACACTCTGCAGAACAgggaaaagaagaaaagcatgaaaagcagcagcaggtgcagcagcagcaggtgcagcagcagcaggtgcagcagcagcaggtgcagcagcagcaggtgcagcagcagcaggtaCAGCAGCAAGGTTTAAGATTCTTTAACTCCTTTAGGAATGGTTTAGATACAAGGCATACTATAGACTCTCTCCCCGTAATACCTACCTCTCGACTCGAACAAACAGAGGAGCTGGAACGTTTAAAAAGGAGGATTTCTGAATTGGAGAATACGGTTGGTGATTTATTGAAACGTATAAAAACTGACTGA